From a region of the Capricornis sumatraensis isolate serow.1 chromosome 22, serow.2, whole genome shotgun sequence genome:
- the DAXX gene encoding death domain-associated protein 6 isoform X2, with amino-acid sequence MATANSIIVLDDDDEDEAAAQPGPSHPPPNPASPRAEAPGSSQPHGAGGSSSSGGKKCYKLENEKLFEEFLALCKTQTADHPEVVPFLYNRQQRAHPLFLASAEFCNILSRVLSRAQNRPAKLYVYINELCTVLKAHSAKKKLNLAPAATTSSEPSGNNPPTDPSSDPNAETTGSEAPRTRGSRRQIQRLEQLLALYVAEIRRLQEKELDLSELDDPDSTYLQEARLKRKLIRLFGRLCELKDCSSLTGRVIEQRIPYRGTRYPEVNRRIERLINKPGPDTFPDYGDVLRAVEKAAARHSLGLPRQQLQLMAQDAFRDVGIRLQERRHLDLIYNFGCHLTDDYRPGIDPALSDPVLARRLRENRSLAMSRLDEVISKYAMMQDRNEESERQKRRARLPQATSSHSEDTPKSSLDSGEGPSGVASQECPTTSKAEIDEEEDEESEEEEEEEEDEEEEEEDEEDDEEEDEATDSEEEEDLEQMKEGQGDDEEEEEEEAEKDGDKSPMSPLPVSTEKNLEPHKGNNGSSEEQQNKRPTESPSSLAEEPPAPSSVVAESRQEHLEELPLEEESPMSQLFELEIEALPLDTTPSPEERDVSSSKKSEDLLTTVLENGAAMVTSTSFNGGVSPHTWGDSSPPRKKSRKEKQTEAGPLGTSHVEMQRAVQKNGQKTRTLASPPSPLASMAPVADSSTRVDSPSHGLVTSSLCSPLPTRLSHTPQSQPSRPGTYKMSVATQCDPEEIIVLSDSD; translated from the exons ATGGCTACCGCTAACAGCATCATCGTGctggatgatgatgatgaagatgaagcAGCTGCTCAGCCAgggccctcccacccaccccctaaTCCGGCCTCACCCAGGGCAGAAGCCCCTGGCTCCTCTCAGCCCcatggggctggaggaagcagtaGTTCGGGCGGCAAGAAATGCTACAAGTTGGAGAATGAGAAGCTGTTTGAAGAG TTCCTTGCACTGTGTAAGACGCAGACGGCGGACCACCCCGAGGTGGTCCCGTTCCTCTATAACCGGCAGCAGCGGGCCCACCCTCTGTTTTTGGCCTCGGCGGAGTTCTGCAACATCCTCTCTCGGGTCCTCTCTCGGGCCCAGAACCGGCCAGCTAAGCTCTATGTCTACATTAACGAGCTCTGCACGGTTCTCAAGGCCCACTCAGCCAAGAAGAAGCTGAACCTGGCCCCTGCTGCCACCACCTCTAGTGAACCCTCTGGGAATAACCCTCCCACAGACCCCTCCTCGGACCCAAATGCTGAGACCACTGGCTCTGAGGCCCCAAGGACCCGTGGTTCCCGGCGGCAGATCCAGCGCTTGGAGCAGCTGCTGGCACTGTATGTGGCAGAGATCCGGCGGCTGCAAGAAAAGGAGTTGGATCTCTCAGAATTGGATGACCCAGACTCCACTTACCTGCAGGAAGCAAGGTTGAAGCGTAAGCTGATCCGTCTCTTTGGGCGGCTGTGTGAGCTGAAAGACTGCTCTTCACTGACAGGCCGGGTCATAGAGCAGCGCATCCCCTACCGTGGTACCCGTTACCCAGAGGTCAACAGGCGCATTGAGCGGCTCATCAACAAGCCAGGGCCTGATACCTTCCCTGACTATGGAGATGTACTGCGGGCTGTAGAGAAAGCAGCTGCTCGGCACAGCCTTGGCCTCCCCCGACAGCAGCTCCAGCTCATGGCTCAGGATGCCTTCCGAGATGTGGGCATCAGGTTACAGGAGCGTCGCCACCTGGATCTCATCTACAACTTCGGCTGTCACCTCACAGATGACTATAGGCCAG GCATTGATCCCGCACTCTCAGATCCTGTCCTGGCCCGGCGCCTGCGGGAGAACCGAAGCTTGGCTATGAGCCGGCTGGATGAGGTCATCTCCAAGTACGCGATGATGCAAGACAGGAATGAGGAGAGCgagagacagaagagaagagCCCGGCTCCCCCAAGCCACCTCTTCGCACTCTGAAGATACCCCTAAATCCTCGTTGGATTCGGGTGAG GGTCCTAGTGGAGTGGCATCCCAGGAGTGTCCTACCACTTCCAAGGCTGAGATCGACGAGGAAgaagatgaggaaagtgaagaggaggaggaggaagaggaagacgaggaggaggaagaggaagacgaGGAAGACGATGAGGAAGAAGATGAGGCCACAGATTCCGAAGAAGAGGAGGATCTGGAACAGATGAAGGAAGGTCAGGGGGacgatgaagaggaggaggaggaggaagcag agaaggaTGGAGATAAGAGCCCCATGTCCCCACTACCGGTCTCCACTGAAAAGAACCTGGAACCTCATAAAGGGAACAATGGGTCTTCAGAGGAGCAGCAGAACAAAAGACCCACAGAGTCACCATCTTCACTGGCAGAAGAGCCCCCGGCCCCCTCCAGTGTAGTTGCTGAAAGCAGGCAAGAGCACCTCGAGGAGTTGCCCCTGGAGGAAGAGAGCCCTATGTCTCAGCTCTTCGAGCTAGAGATTGAAGCCTTGCCCCTGGATACGACCCCTTCCCCTGAGGAGCGGGACGTTTCCTCTTCCAAGAAGTCAGAGGACCTCCTTACCACTGTGCTGGAGAATGGGGCCGCCATGGTCACCTCCACTTCCTTCAATGGGGGTGTCTCTCCTCACACCTGGGGGGATTCCAGTCCCCCCCGCAAGAAATCTCGGAAGGAGAAGCAAACAGAAGCTGGGCCATTAGGAACGAG CCATGTGGAAATGCAAAGGGCAGTGCAGAAGAACGGGCAGAAGACACGTACCCTGGCCAGCCCGCCTTCCCCTTTGGCTTCTATGGCTCCAGTTGCTGATTCCTCCACAAGGGTGGACTCTCCTAGCCATGGCTTGGTGACCAGCTCCCTCTGTAGCCCACTTCCAACCCGGTTGTCCCACACTCCCCAGTCACAACCCTCCAGGCCTGGTACTTATAAG ATGAGTGTGGCCACACAGTGTGATCCCGAGGAGATCATCGTGCTCTCAGACTCTGATTAA
- the DAXX gene encoding death domain-associated protein 6 isoform X1, giving the protein MRGSEIRGEGRLERPFLSIIVLDDDDEDEAAAQPGPSHPPPNPASPRAEAPGSSQPHGAGGSSSSGGKKCYKLENEKLFEEFLALCKTQTADHPEVVPFLYNRQQRAHPLFLASAEFCNILSRVLSRAQNRPAKLYVYINELCTVLKAHSAKKKLNLAPAATTSSEPSGNNPPTDPSSDPNAETTGSEAPRTRGSRRQIQRLEQLLALYVAEIRRLQEKELDLSELDDPDSTYLQEARLKRKLIRLFGRLCELKDCSSLTGRVIEQRIPYRGTRYPEVNRRIERLINKPGPDTFPDYGDVLRAVEKAAARHSLGLPRQQLQLMAQDAFRDVGIRLQERRHLDLIYNFGCHLTDDYRPGIDPALSDPVLARRLRENRSLAMSRLDEVISKYAMMQDRNEESERQKRRARLPQATSSHSEDTPKSSLDSGEGPSGVASQECPTTSKAEIDEEEDEESEEEEEEEEDEEEEEEDEEDDEEEDEATDSEEEEDLEQMKEGQGDDEEEEEEEAEKDGDKSPMSPLPVSTEKNLEPHKGNNGSSEEQQNKRPTESPSSLAEEPPAPSSVVAESRQEHLEELPLEEESPMSQLFELEIEALPLDTTPSPEERDVSSSKKSEDLLTTVLENGAAMVTSTSFNGGVSPHTWGDSSPPRKKSRKEKQTEAGPLGTSHVEMQRAVQKNGQKTRTLASPPSPLASMAPVADSSTRVDSPSHGLVTSSLCSPLPTRLSHTPQSQPSRPGTYKMSVATQCDPEEIIVLSDSD; this is encoded by the exons ATGCGAGGTTCTGAGATCCGCGGAGAGGGTCGCCTCGAGAGACCGTTTCTGAG CATCATCGTGctggatgatgatgatgaagatgaagcAGCTGCTCAGCCAgggccctcccacccaccccctaaTCCGGCCTCACCCAGGGCAGAAGCCCCTGGCTCCTCTCAGCCCcatggggctggaggaagcagtaGTTCGGGCGGCAAGAAATGCTACAAGTTGGAGAATGAGAAGCTGTTTGAAGAG TTCCTTGCACTGTGTAAGACGCAGACGGCGGACCACCCCGAGGTGGTCCCGTTCCTCTATAACCGGCAGCAGCGGGCCCACCCTCTGTTTTTGGCCTCGGCGGAGTTCTGCAACATCCTCTCTCGGGTCCTCTCTCGGGCCCAGAACCGGCCAGCTAAGCTCTATGTCTACATTAACGAGCTCTGCACGGTTCTCAAGGCCCACTCAGCCAAGAAGAAGCTGAACCTGGCCCCTGCTGCCACCACCTCTAGTGAACCCTCTGGGAATAACCCTCCCACAGACCCCTCCTCGGACCCAAATGCTGAGACCACTGGCTCTGAGGCCCCAAGGACCCGTGGTTCCCGGCGGCAGATCCAGCGCTTGGAGCAGCTGCTGGCACTGTATGTGGCAGAGATCCGGCGGCTGCAAGAAAAGGAGTTGGATCTCTCAGAATTGGATGACCCAGACTCCACTTACCTGCAGGAAGCAAGGTTGAAGCGTAAGCTGATCCGTCTCTTTGGGCGGCTGTGTGAGCTGAAAGACTGCTCTTCACTGACAGGCCGGGTCATAGAGCAGCGCATCCCCTACCGTGGTACCCGTTACCCAGAGGTCAACAGGCGCATTGAGCGGCTCATCAACAAGCCAGGGCCTGATACCTTCCCTGACTATGGAGATGTACTGCGGGCTGTAGAGAAAGCAGCTGCTCGGCACAGCCTTGGCCTCCCCCGACAGCAGCTCCAGCTCATGGCTCAGGATGCCTTCCGAGATGTGGGCATCAGGTTACAGGAGCGTCGCCACCTGGATCTCATCTACAACTTCGGCTGTCACCTCACAGATGACTATAGGCCAG GCATTGATCCCGCACTCTCAGATCCTGTCCTGGCCCGGCGCCTGCGGGAGAACCGAAGCTTGGCTATGAGCCGGCTGGATGAGGTCATCTCCAAGTACGCGATGATGCAAGACAGGAATGAGGAGAGCgagagacagaagagaagagCCCGGCTCCCCCAAGCCACCTCTTCGCACTCTGAAGATACCCCTAAATCCTCGTTGGATTCGGGTGAG GGTCCTAGTGGAGTGGCATCCCAGGAGTGTCCTACCACTTCCAAGGCTGAGATCGACGAGGAAgaagatgaggaaagtgaagaggaggaggaggaagaggaagacgaggaggaggaagaggaagacgaGGAAGACGATGAGGAAGAAGATGAGGCCACAGATTCCGAAGAAGAGGAGGATCTGGAACAGATGAAGGAAGGTCAGGGGGacgatgaagaggaggaggaggaggaagcag agaaggaTGGAGATAAGAGCCCCATGTCCCCACTACCGGTCTCCACTGAAAAGAACCTGGAACCTCATAAAGGGAACAATGGGTCTTCAGAGGAGCAGCAGAACAAAAGACCCACAGAGTCACCATCTTCACTGGCAGAAGAGCCCCCGGCCCCCTCCAGTGTAGTTGCTGAAAGCAGGCAAGAGCACCTCGAGGAGTTGCCCCTGGAGGAAGAGAGCCCTATGTCTCAGCTCTTCGAGCTAGAGATTGAAGCCTTGCCCCTGGATACGACCCCTTCCCCTGAGGAGCGGGACGTTTCCTCTTCCAAGAAGTCAGAGGACCTCCTTACCACTGTGCTGGAGAATGGGGCCGCCATGGTCACCTCCACTTCCTTCAATGGGGGTGTCTCTCCTCACACCTGGGGGGATTCCAGTCCCCCCCGCAAGAAATCTCGGAAGGAGAAGCAAACAGAAGCTGGGCCATTAGGAACGAG CCATGTGGAAATGCAAAGGGCAGTGCAGAAGAACGGGCAGAAGACACGTACCCTGGCCAGCCCGCCTTCCCCTTTGGCTTCTATGGCTCCAGTTGCTGATTCCTCCACAAGGGTGGACTCTCCTAGCCATGGCTTGGTGACCAGCTCCCTCTGTAGCCCACTTCCAACCCGGTTGTCCCACACTCCCCAGTCACAACCCTCCAGGCCTGGTACTTATAAG ATGAGTGTGGCCACACAGTGTGATCCCGAGGAGATCATCGTGCTCTCAGACTCTGATTAA